From a single Arachis hypogaea cultivar Tifrunner chromosome 3, arahy.Tifrunner.gnm2.J5K5, whole genome shotgun sequence genomic region:
- the LOC112788838 gene encoding uncharacterized protein, which yields METSMRPRHWPQLIMYALAFCLIAINNVAAIDEGKQPPYYFYPHPTPPYHDEEHPPPYYYKPPPFHYKFPPSLPPYGHKSPPPSPYLYNSPPPPPYVYNSPPPPSPSPPPPYVYKSPPPPSPSSPPPYIYKSPPPPSPSPPPPYIYKSPPPPSPSPPPPYVYKSPPPPSPSPPPPYIYKSPPPPSPSPPPPYIYKSPPPPSPSPPPPYIYKSPPPPSPSPPPPYVYKSPPPPSYSPPPHYIYKSPPPPSPSPPPYHPYLYNSPPPPVYG from the coding sequence ATGGAAACCTCAATGAGGCCAAGGCATTGGCCTCAACTCATCATGTATGCATTAGCATTTTGTCTGATTGCTATTAACAACGTTGCTGCCATTGATGAAGGGAAGCAACCACCATACTACTTTTATCCCCATCCAACTCCGCCATATCATGATGAAGAACATCCACCTCCCTATTACTACAAACCGCCACCATTTCATTACAAATTCCCACCTTCTTTACCTCCTTATGGCCACAAATCTCCACCTCCATCTCCCTATCTTTATAACTCTCCACCGCCTCCTCCGTATGTCTACAACTCTCCACCCCCGCCAtctccatcaccaccaccaccatatgtTTATAAGTCTCCACCTCCTCCGTCTCCATCATCACCTCCTCCATATATATACAAGTCTCCACCTCCACCATCTCCCTCACCACCTCCACCATATATTTATAAGTCTCCACCTCCGCcttcaccatcaccaccacctccatatgtaTACAAGTCTCCTCCACCACCATCTCCTTCGCCTCCTCCACCATATATTTACAAGTCTCCACCTCCACCTTCTCCTTCGCCTCCACCTCCCTATATATACAAGTCACCGCCTCCGCCATCACCTTCACCACCTCCTCCATACATATATAAATCTCCACCTCCACCTTCTCCATCACCTCCTCCACCATATGTTTACAAGTCACCGCCACCACCATCATATTCACCACCTCCTCATTATATATACAAATCCCCACCCCCACCGTCTCCATCACCTCCGCCATATCATCCCTACCTCTATAACTCACCCCCACCGCCGGTGTACGGATAA